The following coding sequences are from one Chelonoidis abingdonii isolate Lonesome George chromosome 4, CheloAbing_2.0, whole genome shotgun sequence window:
- the HIPK1 gene encoding homeodomain-interacting protein kinase 1 isoform X3 encodes MASQLQVFSPPSVSSAFCSAKKLKVEPSGWDVSGQSSSDKYYTRSKTLPAAQGQASSSRQVANFSIPAYDQNLLLPAPSVEHIVVTAADSTGSGATTSFQNSQTFTHRSNVSLLEPYQKCGLKRKSEEVDSNGSVQIIEEHPPLMLQNRPAVGAAATTTTVTTKSNSSSGEGDYQLVQHEILCSMTNSYEVLEFLGRGTFGQVAKCWKRSTKEIVAIKILKNHPSYARQGQIEVSILSRLSSENADEYNFVRSYECFQHKNHTCLVFEMLEQNLYDFLKQNKFSPLPLKYIRPILQQVATALMKLKSLGLIHADLKPENIMLVDPIRQPYRVKVIDFGSASHVSKAVCSTYLQSRYYRAPEIILGLPFCEAIDMWSLGCVIAELFLGWPLYPGASEYDQIRYISQTQGLPAEYLLSAGTKTSRFFNRDPNLGYPLWRLKTPEEHELETGIKSKEARKYIFNCLDDMAQVNMSTDLEGTDMLAEKADRREYIDLLKKMLTIDADKRITPLKTLNHSFVTMTHLLDFPHSNHVKSCFQNMEICKRRVNMYDTINQIKSPFTTHVAPNTSTNLTMSFNNQLNTVHNQASVLASNSTAAATLSLANSDVSLLNYQSALYPSTAAPVAGVAQQSVSLQPGTTQICTQTDPFQQTFIVCPPAFQTGLQATAKHSGFPVRMENAVPIVPQAPAAQPLQIQSGVLTQGSCTPLMVATLHPQVATITPQYAVPFTLNCAAGRPALVEQTAAVLQAWPGGTQQILLPSTWQQLPGVALHNSVQPTAVIPETIGSNQQLADWRNGHSHGSQYSTIMQQPSLLTNHVALATAQPLNVGVAHVVRQPQSSGLAAKKNKQPAQSTAKPTAALEAMPSQVYSLIGSSPLRAASSSNALIAVQEQHQPIVIPDTPSPPVSVITIRSDTDEEEDNKYKPTSLGMKQRSNVISYVTVNDSPDSDSSLNSPYTSDPLSAVRSAGGVLELPVRGAADSSSSRTIIVPPLKTQLTDCIVATQASGILSSVSKTKPVASVSGQSSGCSITPTGYRPPRMVTGGVQPLNLSQNQPTPVLASQERSGNPAPRRQQAYVAPLPSAISQAPYTFQHGSPAHPHLAAATASTHLPSQPHMYTYAPSTATTLGSTNSLAHLFSPQGSSRHATYAAHPSTLVHQVPVSVGPSLLTSANVPPAQYQHQFATQSYIGASRGSAIYAGYPLSPTKINQYSYL; translated from the exons ATGGCCTCACAGCTGCAGGTGTTCTCCCCTCCGTCAGTATCGAGTGCCTTCTGCAGTGCCAAGAAACTGAAAGTGGAGCCCTCTGGCTGGGATGTTTCAGGACAGAGCAGTAGTGACAAGTATTATACCCGCAGCAAAACCCTCCCAGCTGCTCAAGGGCAAGCAAGCTCCTCTCGCCAGGTAGCGAATTTCAGCATCCCTGCTTACGATCAGAAcctccttctccctgctccttcGGTTGAGCATATTGTGGTTACCGCTGCAGACAGTACAGGCAGCGGTGCAACAACGTCCTTCCAGAACAGCCAGACCTTCACACACAGGAGCAACGTTTCTTTACTGGAACCATACCAGAAATGTGGATTGAAAAGGAAAAGTGAGGAGGTCGACAGCAACGGTAGCGTGCAGATAATTGAGGAACATCCACCTCTCATGCTGCAAAACAGACCTGCGGTGGGTGCTGCGGCCACTACCACCACTGTAACCACTAAAAGTAACAGCTCCAGTGGTGAAGGGGATTACCAGCTGGTCCAGCATGAGATCCTATGCTCCATGACAAACAGCTACGAGGTCTTGGAGTTTCTGGGCCGAGGAACGTTTGGGCAGGTGGCAAAGTGCTGGAAACGCAGCACAAAGGAGATTGTAGCTATCAAAATCCTGAAGAACCATCCCTCCTATGCTAGACAAGGCCAGATAGAAGTGAGCATCCTCTCTCGCTTGAGCAGCGAAAATGCTGACGAGTATAACTTCGTTCGCTCTTATGAGTGCTTTCAGCACAAGAACCACACATGCCTTGTGTTTGAGATGCTAGAACAGAACTTGTATgacttcttaaaacaaaacaagttcaGTCCACTGCCCCTAAAATACATCCGGCCAATTCTGCAGCAGGTGGCCACTGCCTTGATGAAGCTAAAGAGCCTGGGTCTGATACATGCTGATTTGAAaccagaaaatatcatgttggtGGATCCCATCCGCCAGCCCTACAGAGTGAAGGTCATAGACTTTGGCTCAGCCAGCCATGTATCTAAAGCTGTGTGCTCCACTTACTTGCAGTCGCGCTATTACAG aGCTCCTGAAATCATCCTGGGTTTACCGTTCTGTGAAGCTATTGACATGTGGTCCCTGGGCTGTGTGATAGCTGAGCTGTTCTTGGGTTGGCCTCTGTACCCAGGAGCTTCAGAATATGATCAG aTTCGTTATATTTCACAAACCCAAGGCCTTCCAGCAGAGTATCTTTTGAGTGCAGGAACGAAAACAAGCAGGTTTTTTAACAGAGATCCAAACTTGGGATACCCACTATGGAGGCTAAAG aCTCCAGAAGAACATGAGTTGGAGACAGGAATAAAATCAAAAGAAGCTCGGAAATATATATTCAACTGTTTGGATGACATGGCGCAG gtgAATATGTCTACGGACTTGGAAGGGACAGACATGTTGGCAGAGAAGGCTGACCGAAGGGAATACATTGATTTGTTAAAGAAAATGTTGACAATTGATGCAGATAAGAGAATTACTCCGCTGAAGACTTTAAACCATTCATTTGTTACAATGACCCATCTACTGGATTTCCCACACAGCAACCA TGTGAAGTCCTGTTTTCAGAATATGGAGATCTGCAAGCGAAGAGTTAATATGTATGATACAATTAATCAGATAAAGAGCCCATTCACAACACACGTAGCTCCTAATACAAGCACAAATCTAACAATGAGCTTCAACAACCAGCTCAATACAGTGCACAATCAG gCCAGTGTCTTGGCTTCCAACTCTACTGCCGCTGCTACTCTTTCCCTGGCAAACTCGGATGTTTCGCTGCTAAACTATCAGTCTGCTCTGTACCCATCAACTGCAGCGCCAGTTGCAGGCGTAGCGCAACAGAGTGTTTCCTTACAGCCCGGAACCACCCAGATCTGCACACAGACCGATCCATTCCAGCAAACATTCATTGTTTGTCCCCCTGCTTTTCAAA CCGGACTTCAGGCCACTGCAAAGCATTCTGGGTTCCCAGTACGTATGGAGAATGCCGTTCCGATTGTACCACAagcaccagcagcacagccacTGCAGATCCAGTCGGGAGTTCTCACACAG GGAAGCTGTACACCACTAATGGTAGCAACTCTTCATCCTCAAGTAGCCACCATCACGCCGCAGTATGCGGTGCCCTTTACTCTGAACTGCGCAGCCGGCCGGCCAGCGCTAGTAGAACAGACGGCTGCAGTACTG CAGGCCTGGCCTGGAGGGACCCAACAGATCCTGCTACCTTCCACCTGGCAGCAGCTTCCAGGGGTCGCACTGCACAATTCTGTTCAGCCCACCGCTGTGATTCCAGAGACGATTGGAAGCAACCAGCAGTTAGCTGACTGGAG GAATGGACATTCCCATGGAAGCCAGTATAGCACCATCATGCAGCAGCCCTCCTTACTGACCAACCACGTGGCTCTAGCTACTGCGCAGCCTCTGAATGTTGGAGTTGCTCACGTTGTCAGGCAGCCTCAGAGCAGCGGCCTCGCAGCAAAGAAGAACAAACAGCCAGCACAGAGCACAGCCAA GCCCACTGCTGCACTGGAGGCCATGCCTTCCCAGGTCTACTCATTGATTGGGAGCAGTCCCCTTcgtgctgcctcctcctccaacGCTCTCATTGCagtgcaggagcagcaccagccCATCGTAATCCCAGACACGCCTAGCCCACCCGTCAGCGTCATCACCATCCGCAGCGATACCGACGAAGAGGAGGACAACAAATACAAGCCCACAAG CTTGGGCATGAAGCAGAGATCCAATGTCATCAGCTACGTTACCGTGAATGACTCCCCAGACTCAGACTCCTCCCTCAATAGCCCCTACACCAGCGATCCGCTCTCTGCTGTCAGGAGTGCTGGGGGGGTGCTGGAGCTGCCTGTCAGGGGAGCGGCCGACAGCTCCAGCTCCCGCACCATCATCGTCCCACCTCTGAAAACACAACTGACCGACTGCATCGTCGCCACACAGGCTTCAG GCATTCTGAGTAGCGTCAGCAAGACCAAACCAGTGGCATCGGTGAGTGGGCAGTCATCAGGATGCTCTATAACACCAACCGGGTACCGGCCACCGCGCATGGTGACTGGTGGTGTGCAGCCACTCAACCTTAGCCAG AACCAGCCGACGCCAGTGTTGGCCTCACAGGAGAGAAGCGGAAATCCAGCTCCACGCAGGCAGCAAGCGTACGTGGCTCCCCTTCCATCAGCTATTTCTCAGGCTCCCTACACGTTCCAGCATGGCAGCCCAGCTCATCCCCACCTGGCAGCAGCTACAGCGAGCACAcatcttcccagccagccccacatgtACACCtatgctcccagcactgctacaACCCTGGGCTCCACAAATTCTCTCGCTCATCTCTTCTCCCCTCAGGGCTCTTCCAGGCATGCCACATATGCTGCCCACCCTAGCACTCTTGTCCACCAGGTACCAGTGAGTGTCGGGCCCAGCTTGCTGACTTCTGCAAATGTCCCACCTGCCCAGTACCAACATCAGTTTGCTACTCAGTCCTATATTGGTGCTTCCCGAGGATCTGCTATATACGCTGGATACCCGCTGAGCCCAACGAAGATCAACCAGTACTCATACTTGTAG
- the HIPK1 gene encoding homeodomain-interacting protein kinase 1 isoform X1, producing MMRPLRARIPSCPRQLQPAAETPTSGMASQLQVFSPPSVSSAFCSAKKLKVEPSGWDVSGQSSSDKYYTRSKTLPAAQGQASSSRQVANFSIPAYDQNLLLPAPSVEHIVVTAADSTGSGATTSFQNSQTFTHRSNVSLLEPYQKCGLKRKSEEVDSNGSVQIIEEHPPLMLQNRPAVGAAATTTTVTTKSNSSSGEGDYQLVQHEILCSMTNSYEVLEFLGRGTFGQVAKCWKRSTKEIVAIKILKNHPSYARQGQIEVSILSRLSSENADEYNFVRSYECFQHKNHTCLVFEMLEQNLYDFLKQNKFSPLPLKYIRPILQQVATALMKLKSLGLIHADLKPENIMLVDPIRQPYRVKVIDFGSASHVSKAVCSTYLQSRYYRAPEIILGLPFCEAIDMWSLGCVIAELFLGWPLYPGASEYDQIRYISQTQGLPAEYLLSAGTKTSRFFNRDPNLGYPLWRLKTPEEHELETGIKSKEARKYIFNCLDDMAQVNMSTDLEGTDMLAEKADRREYIDLLKKMLTIDADKRITPLKTLNHSFVTMTHLLDFPHSNHVKSCFQNMEICKRRVNMYDTINQIKSPFTTHVAPNTSTNLTMSFNNQLNTVHNQASVLASNSTAAATLSLANSDVSLLNYQSALYPSTAAPVAGVAQQSVSLQPGTTQICTQTDPFQQTFIVCPPAFQTGLQATAKHSGFPVRMENAVPIVPQAPAAQPLQIQSGVLTQGSCTPLMVATLHPQVATITPQYAVPFTLNCAAGRPALVEQTAAVLQAWPGGTQQILLPSTWQQLPGVALHNSVQPTAVIPETIGSNQQLADWRNGHSHGSQYSTIMQQPSLLTNHVALATAQPLNVGVAHVVRQPQSSGLAAKKNKQPAQSTAKPTAALEAMPSQVYSLIGSSPLRAASSSNALIAVQEQHQPIVIPDTPSPPVSVITIRSDTDEEEDNKYKPTSLGMKQRSNVISYVTVNDSPDSDSSLNSPYTSDPLSAVRSAGGVLELPVRGAADSSSSRTIIVPPLKTQLTDCIVATQASGILSSVSKTKPVASVSGQSSGCSITPTGYRPPRMVTGGVQPLNLSQNQPTPVLASQERSGNPAPRRQQAYVAPLPSAISQAPYTFQHGSPAHPHLAAATASTHLPSQPHMYTYAPSTATTLGSTNSLAHLFSPQGSSRHATYAAHPSTLVHQVPVSVGPSLLTSANVPPAQYQHQFATQSYIGASRGSAIYAGYPLSPTKINQYSYL from the exons GTATGGCCTCACAGCTGCAGGTGTTCTCCCCTCCGTCAGTATCGAGTGCCTTCTGCAGTGCCAAGAAACTGAAAGTGGAGCCCTCTGGCTGGGATGTTTCAGGACAGAGCAGTAGTGACAAGTATTATACCCGCAGCAAAACCCTCCCAGCTGCTCAAGGGCAAGCAAGCTCCTCTCGCCAGGTAGCGAATTTCAGCATCCCTGCTTACGATCAGAAcctccttctccctgctccttcGGTTGAGCATATTGTGGTTACCGCTGCAGACAGTACAGGCAGCGGTGCAACAACGTCCTTCCAGAACAGCCAGACCTTCACACACAGGAGCAACGTTTCTTTACTGGAACCATACCAGAAATGTGGATTGAAAAGGAAAAGTGAGGAGGTCGACAGCAACGGTAGCGTGCAGATAATTGAGGAACATCCACCTCTCATGCTGCAAAACAGACCTGCGGTGGGTGCTGCGGCCACTACCACCACTGTAACCACTAAAAGTAACAGCTCCAGTGGTGAAGGGGATTACCAGCTGGTCCAGCATGAGATCCTATGCTCCATGACAAACAGCTACGAGGTCTTGGAGTTTCTGGGCCGAGGAACGTTTGGGCAGGTGGCAAAGTGCTGGAAACGCAGCACAAAGGAGATTGTAGCTATCAAAATCCTGAAGAACCATCCCTCCTATGCTAGACAAGGCCAGATAGAAGTGAGCATCCTCTCTCGCTTGAGCAGCGAAAATGCTGACGAGTATAACTTCGTTCGCTCTTATGAGTGCTTTCAGCACAAGAACCACACATGCCTTGTGTTTGAGATGCTAGAACAGAACTTGTATgacttcttaaaacaaaacaagttcaGTCCACTGCCCCTAAAATACATCCGGCCAATTCTGCAGCAGGTGGCCACTGCCTTGATGAAGCTAAAGAGCCTGGGTCTGATACATGCTGATTTGAAaccagaaaatatcatgttggtGGATCCCATCCGCCAGCCCTACAGAGTGAAGGTCATAGACTTTGGCTCAGCCAGCCATGTATCTAAAGCTGTGTGCTCCACTTACTTGCAGTCGCGCTATTACAG aGCTCCTGAAATCATCCTGGGTTTACCGTTCTGTGAAGCTATTGACATGTGGTCCCTGGGCTGTGTGATAGCTGAGCTGTTCTTGGGTTGGCCTCTGTACCCAGGAGCTTCAGAATATGATCAG aTTCGTTATATTTCACAAACCCAAGGCCTTCCAGCAGAGTATCTTTTGAGTGCAGGAACGAAAACAAGCAGGTTTTTTAACAGAGATCCAAACTTGGGATACCCACTATGGAGGCTAAAG aCTCCAGAAGAACATGAGTTGGAGACAGGAATAAAATCAAAAGAAGCTCGGAAATATATATTCAACTGTTTGGATGACATGGCGCAG gtgAATATGTCTACGGACTTGGAAGGGACAGACATGTTGGCAGAGAAGGCTGACCGAAGGGAATACATTGATTTGTTAAAGAAAATGTTGACAATTGATGCAGATAAGAGAATTACTCCGCTGAAGACTTTAAACCATTCATTTGTTACAATGACCCATCTACTGGATTTCCCACACAGCAACCA TGTGAAGTCCTGTTTTCAGAATATGGAGATCTGCAAGCGAAGAGTTAATATGTATGATACAATTAATCAGATAAAGAGCCCATTCACAACACACGTAGCTCCTAATACAAGCACAAATCTAACAATGAGCTTCAACAACCAGCTCAATACAGTGCACAATCAG gCCAGTGTCTTGGCTTCCAACTCTACTGCCGCTGCTACTCTTTCCCTGGCAAACTCGGATGTTTCGCTGCTAAACTATCAGTCTGCTCTGTACCCATCAACTGCAGCGCCAGTTGCAGGCGTAGCGCAACAGAGTGTTTCCTTACAGCCCGGAACCACCCAGATCTGCACACAGACCGATCCATTCCAGCAAACATTCATTGTTTGTCCCCCTGCTTTTCAAA CCGGACTTCAGGCCACTGCAAAGCATTCTGGGTTCCCAGTACGTATGGAGAATGCCGTTCCGATTGTACCACAagcaccagcagcacagccacTGCAGATCCAGTCGGGAGTTCTCACACAG GGAAGCTGTACACCACTAATGGTAGCAACTCTTCATCCTCAAGTAGCCACCATCACGCCGCAGTATGCGGTGCCCTTTACTCTGAACTGCGCAGCCGGCCGGCCAGCGCTAGTAGAACAGACGGCTGCAGTACTG CAGGCCTGGCCTGGAGGGACCCAACAGATCCTGCTACCTTCCACCTGGCAGCAGCTTCCAGGGGTCGCACTGCACAATTCTGTTCAGCCCACCGCTGTGATTCCAGAGACGATTGGAAGCAACCAGCAGTTAGCTGACTGGAG GAATGGACATTCCCATGGAAGCCAGTATAGCACCATCATGCAGCAGCCCTCCTTACTGACCAACCACGTGGCTCTAGCTACTGCGCAGCCTCTGAATGTTGGAGTTGCTCACGTTGTCAGGCAGCCTCAGAGCAGCGGCCTCGCAGCAAAGAAGAACAAACAGCCAGCACAGAGCACAGCCAA GCCCACTGCTGCACTGGAGGCCATGCCTTCCCAGGTCTACTCATTGATTGGGAGCAGTCCCCTTcgtgctgcctcctcctccaacGCTCTCATTGCagtgcaggagcagcaccagccCATCGTAATCCCAGACACGCCTAGCCCACCCGTCAGCGTCATCACCATCCGCAGCGATACCGACGAAGAGGAGGACAACAAATACAAGCCCACAAG CTTGGGCATGAAGCAGAGATCCAATGTCATCAGCTACGTTACCGTGAATGACTCCCCAGACTCAGACTCCTCCCTCAATAGCCCCTACACCAGCGATCCGCTCTCTGCTGTCAGGAGTGCTGGGGGGGTGCTGGAGCTGCCTGTCAGGGGAGCGGCCGACAGCTCCAGCTCCCGCACCATCATCGTCCCACCTCTGAAAACACAACTGACCGACTGCATCGTCGCCACACAGGCTTCAG GCATTCTGAGTAGCGTCAGCAAGACCAAACCAGTGGCATCGGTGAGTGGGCAGTCATCAGGATGCTCTATAACACCAACCGGGTACCGGCCACCGCGCATGGTGACTGGTGGTGTGCAGCCACTCAACCTTAGCCAG AACCAGCCGACGCCAGTGTTGGCCTCACAGGAGAGAAGCGGAAATCCAGCTCCACGCAGGCAGCAAGCGTACGTGGCTCCCCTTCCATCAGCTATTTCTCAGGCTCCCTACACGTTCCAGCATGGCAGCCCAGCTCATCCCCACCTGGCAGCAGCTACAGCGAGCACAcatcttcccagccagccccacatgtACACCtatgctcccagcactgctacaACCCTGGGCTCCACAAATTCTCTCGCTCATCTCTTCTCCCCTCAGGGCTCTTCCAGGCATGCCACATATGCTGCCCACCCTAGCACTCTTGTCCACCAGGTACCAGTGAGTGTCGGGCCCAGCTTGCTGACTTCTGCAAATGTCCCACCTGCCCAGTACCAACATCAGTTTGCTACTCAGTCCTATATTGGTGCTTCCCGAGGATCTGCTATATACGCTGGATACCCGCTGAGCCCAACGAAGATCAACCAGTACTCATACTTGTAG
- the HIPK1 gene encoding homeodomain-interacting protein kinase 1 isoform X2, with protein sequence MASQLQVFSPPSVSSAFCSAKKLKVEPSGWDVSGQSSSDKYYTRSKTLPAAQGQASSSRQVANFSIPAYDQNLLLPAPSVEHIVVTAADSTGSGATTSFQNSQTFTHRSNVSLLEPYQKCGLKRKSEEVDSNGSVQIIEEHPPLMLQNRPAVGAAATTTTVTTKSNSSSGEGDYQLVQHEILCSMTNSYEVLEFLGRGTFGQVAKCWKRSTKEIVAIKILKNHPSYARQGQIEVSILSRLSSENADEYNFVRSYECFQHKNHTCLVFEMLEQNLYDFLKQNKFSPLPLKYIRPILQQVATALMKLKSLGLIHADLKPENIMLVDPIRQPYRVKVIDFGSASHVSKAVCSTYLQSRYYRAPEIILGLPFCEAIDMWSLGCVIAELFLGWPLYPGASEYDQIRYISQTQGLPAEYLLSAGTKTSRFFNRDPNLGYPLWRLKTPEEHELETGIKSKEARKYIFNCLDDMAQVNMSTDLEGTDMLAEKADRREYIDLLKKMLTIDADKRITPLKTLNHSFVTMTHLLDFPHSNHVKSCFQNMEICKRRVNMYDTINQIKSPFTTHVAPNTSTNLTMSFNNQLNTVHNQASVLASNSTAAATLSLANSDVSLLNYQSALYPSTAAPVAGVAQQSVSLQPGTTQICTQTDPFQQTFIVCPPAFQTGLQATAKHSGFPVRMENAVPIVPQAPAAQPLQIQSGVLTQGSCTPLMVATLHPQVATITPQYAVPFTLNCAAGRPALVEQTAAVLAWPGGTQQILLPSTWQQLPGVALHNSVQPTAVIPETIGSNQQLADWRNGHSHGSQYSTIMQQPSLLTNHVALATAQPLNVGVAHVVRQPQSSGLAAKKNKQPAQSTAKPTAALEAMPSQVYSLIGSSPLRAASSSNALIAVQEQHQPIVIPDTPSPPVSVITIRSDTDEEEDNKYKPTSLGMKQRSNVISYVTVNDSPDSDSSLNSPYTSDPLSAVRSAGGVLELPVRGAADSSSSRTIIVPPLKTQLTDCIVATQASGILSSVSKTKPVASVSGQSSGCSITPTGYRPPRMVTGGVQPLNLSQNQPTPVLASQERSGNPAPRRQQAYVAPLPSAISQAPYTFQHGSPAHPHLAAATASTHLPSQPHMYTYAPSTATTLGSTNSLAHLFSPQGSSRHATYAAHPSTLVHQVPVSVGPSLLTSANVPPAQYQHQFATQSYIGASRGSAIYAGYPLSPTKINQYSYL encoded by the exons ATGGCCTCACAGCTGCAGGTGTTCTCCCCTCCGTCAGTATCGAGTGCCTTCTGCAGTGCCAAGAAACTGAAAGTGGAGCCCTCTGGCTGGGATGTTTCAGGACAGAGCAGTAGTGACAAGTATTATACCCGCAGCAAAACCCTCCCAGCTGCTCAAGGGCAAGCAAGCTCCTCTCGCCAGGTAGCGAATTTCAGCATCCCTGCTTACGATCAGAAcctccttctccctgctccttcGGTTGAGCATATTGTGGTTACCGCTGCAGACAGTACAGGCAGCGGTGCAACAACGTCCTTCCAGAACAGCCAGACCTTCACACACAGGAGCAACGTTTCTTTACTGGAACCATACCAGAAATGTGGATTGAAAAGGAAAAGTGAGGAGGTCGACAGCAACGGTAGCGTGCAGATAATTGAGGAACATCCACCTCTCATGCTGCAAAACAGACCTGCGGTGGGTGCTGCGGCCACTACCACCACTGTAACCACTAAAAGTAACAGCTCCAGTGGTGAAGGGGATTACCAGCTGGTCCAGCATGAGATCCTATGCTCCATGACAAACAGCTACGAGGTCTTGGAGTTTCTGGGCCGAGGAACGTTTGGGCAGGTGGCAAAGTGCTGGAAACGCAGCACAAAGGAGATTGTAGCTATCAAAATCCTGAAGAACCATCCCTCCTATGCTAGACAAGGCCAGATAGAAGTGAGCATCCTCTCTCGCTTGAGCAGCGAAAATGCTGACGAGTATAACTTCGTTCGCTCTTATGAGTGCTTTCAGCACAAGAACCACACATGCCTTGTGTTTGAGATGCTAGAACAGAACTTGTATgacttcttaaaacaaaacaagttcaGTCCACTGCCCCTAAAATACATCCGGCCAATTCTGCAGCAGGTGGCCACTGCCTTGATGAAGCTAAAGAGCCTGGGTCTGATACATGCTGATTTGAAaccagaaaatatcatgttggtGGATCCCATCCGCCAGCCCTACAGAGTGAAGGTCATAGACTTTGGCTCAGCCAGCCATGTATCTAAAGCTGTGTGCTCCACTTACTTGCAGTCGCGCTATTACAG aGCTCCTGAAATCATCCTGGGTTTACCGTTCTGTGAAGCTATTGACATGTGGTCCCTGGGCTGTGTGATAGCTGAGCTGTTCTTGGGTTGGCCTCTGTACCCAGGAGCTTCAGAATATGATCAG aTTCGTTATATTTCACAAACCCAAGGCCTTCCAGCAGAGTATCTTTTGAGTGCAGGAACGAAAACAAGCAGGTTTTTTAACAGAGATCCAAACTTGGGATACCCACTATGGAGGCTAAAG aCTCCAGAAGAACATGAGTTGGAGACAGGAATAAAATCAAAAGAAGCTCGGAAATATATATTCAACTGTTTGGATGACATGGCGCAG gtgAATATGTCTACGGACTTGGAAGGGACAGACATGTTGGCAGAGAAGGCTGACCGAAGGGAATACATTGATTTGTTAAAGAAAATGTTGACAATTGATGCAGATAAGAGAATTACTCCGCTGAAGACTTTAAACCATTCATTTGTTACAATGACCCATCTACTGGATTTCCCACACAGCAACCA TGTGAAGTCCTGTTTTCAGAATATGGAGATCTGCAAGCGAAGAGTTAATATGTATGATACAATTAATCAGATAAAGAGCCCATTCACAACACACGTAGCTCCTAATACAAGCACAAATCTAACAATGAGCTTCAACAACCAGCTCAATACAGTGCACAATCAG gCCAGTGTCTTGGCTTCCAACTCTACTGCCGCTGCTACTCTTTCCCTGGCAAACTCGGATGTTTCGCTGCTAAACTATCAGTCTGCTCTGTACCCATCAACTGCAGCGCCAGTTGCAGGCGTAGCGCAACAGAGTGTTTCCTTACAGCCCGGAACCACCCAGATCTGCACACAGACCGATCCATTCCAGCAAACATTCATTGTTTGTCCCCCTGCTTTTCAAA CCGGACTTCAGGCCACTGCAAAGCATTCTGGGTTCCCAGTACGTATGGAGAATGCCGTTCCGATTGTACCACAagcaccagcagcacagccacTGCAGATCCAGTCGGGAGTTCTCACACAG GGAAGCTGTACACCACTAATGGTAGCAACTCTTCATCCTCAAGTAGCCACCATCACGCCGCAGTATGCGGTGCCCTTTACTCTGAACTGCGCAGCCGGCCGGCCAGCGCTAGTAGAACAGACGGCTGCAGTACTG GCCTGGCCTGGAGGGACCCAACAGATCCTGCTACCTTCCACCTGGCAGCAGCTTCCAGGGGTCGCACTGCACAATTCTGTTCAGCCCACCGCTGTGATTCCAGAGACGATTGGAAGCAACCAGCAGTTAGCTGACTGGAG GAATGGACATTCCCATGGAAGCCAGTATAGCACCATCATGCAGCAGCCCTCCTTACTGACCAACCACGTGGCTCTAGCTACTGCGCAGCCTCTGAATGTTGGAGTTGCTCACGTTGTCAGGCAGCCTCAGAGCAGCGGCCTCGCAGCAAAGAAGAACAAACAGCCAGCACAGAGCACAGCCAA GCCCACTGCTGCACTGGAGGCCATGCCTTCCCAGGTCTACTCATTGATTGGGAGCAGTCCCCTTcgtgctgcctcctcctccaacGCTCTCATTGCagtgcaggagcagcaccagccCATCGTAATCCCAGACACGCCTAGCCCACCCGTCAGCGTCATCACCATCCGCAGCGATACCGACGAAGAGGAGGACAACAAATACAAGCCCACAAG CTTGGGCATGAAGCAGAGATCCAATGTCATCAGCTACGTTACCGTGAATGACTCCCCAGACTCAGACTCCTCCCTCAATAGCCCCTACACCAGCGATCCGCTCTCTGCTGTCAGGAGTGCTGGGGGGGTGCTGGAGCTGCCTGTCAGGGGAGCGGCCGACAGCTCCAGCTCCCGCACCATCATCGTCCCACCTCTGAAAACACAACTGACCGACTGCATCGTCGCCACACAGGCTTCAG GCATTCTGAGTAGCGTCAGCAAGACCAAACCAGTGGCATCGGTGAGTGGGCAGTCATCAGGATGCTCTATAACACCAACCGGGTACCGGCCACCGCGCATGGTGACTGGTGGTGTGCAGCCACTCAACCTTAGCCAG AACCAGCCGACGCCAGTGTTGGCCTCACAGGAGAGAAGCGGAAATCCAGCTCCACGCAGGCAGCAAGCGTACGTGGCTCCCCTTCCATCAGCTATTTCTCAGGCTCCCTACACGTTCCAGCATGGCAGCCCAGCTCATCCCCACCTGGCAGCAGCTACAGCGAGCACAcatcttcccagccagccccacatgtACACCtatgctcccagcactgctacaACCCTGGGCTCCACAAATTCTCTCGCTCATCTCTTCTCCCCTCAGGGCTCTTCCAGGCATGCCACATATGCTGCCCACCCTAGCACTCTTGTCCACCAGGTACCAGTGAGTGTCGGGCCCAGCTTGCTGACTTCTGCAAATGTCCCACCTGCCCAGTACCAACATCAGTTTGCTACTCAGTCCTATATTGGTGCTTCCCGAGGATCTGCTATATACGCTGGATACCCGCTGAGCCCAACGAAGATCAACCAGTACTCATACTTGTAG